One genomic segment of Desulfomicrobium sp. ZS1 includes these proteins:
- a CDS encoding pilus assembly protein, with the protein MRYFYILLASVTILLSAYGNLLAAHGMSCGLYTSEPPFLTTNVAPSTHIILDNSGSMHEHAYAEVAVNCTLPSTTAKMRGYSGFNPTKEYYGYFDPKAYYLYSIDDEYFYKDSSGNWNGNFLNWALMHRVDVTRKVLTGGPFQEITPGYGTYKIERTDGSNNFRGMYHAYDDSTETLDLNNNTSFMTPFQSKIVLEQRTPWYDDYLYIGNVKTIVDNTWQIESFDTQNYKQKVYSEKKYGVLDRFDSSLRFSLFKFNTQYESEGAEILNYMGTNSSVIADSINKIYPNTNTPLAESLYTVCGYIQYNKAKDGTPPRYTKYSYAIDKNYIDPFYFKDKGNIYCSQQNVVIITDGEPTKDTNLPASLFPTDNMETGWLDDVAYWAHTTDMREGDPDFPDRQAVNVYTVFAFGSGSNLLKSAAKYGGFVDADNGTTDHPDPGEYGTGGDANPDNFFEAENGNDLELALTVALNSAANRVSAGAASSVVSTSRSGQGLLYQSVFYPKLFGDTLTFSTDWAGDVFAYWIDDYGLLHEDDGDVDYKLDSKDSRVIIYSKGGSTYSCNGTSVENDVCIGGTDKPISEVEFVWRASDWLNNISNATDNRDTLFDDTNKRLIFTWNDDGDGMVEQDEFGAFTKDEVNLALCPEEVVDWVRGQDQPGMRSRQIDIGIEKITWRLGDIINSSSVAVAAPSENYDLIWKDKSYTQFYKDYKNRRIMIYFGANDGMLHALNGGFYDPYEKKYWSHITASGNYTDTGGLAIGAEMWAYVPYNLQPQLACLAQSNYKHEYFVDLSPRIFDARIFEPDDDHPNGWGTILVGGMRFGGDGQQDLVVNGKTFGSSYFIFDITNPEKNPIFLGEITFDYTKPYTFGFTVGAPTLVPVKDSSYTAYMSDSPTDNVRWFLVFGTGPESTGGFSSNNARVVIVPLDQIVDRDTTNNINGPRESFPLRITSDIKPGTLNKTTIGHQEIPKTNSFVSTDFASVDYNFDFFVDILYYGVTEKDKNKPFIGSIHRLKVEDGADPSSWNQMKLMDGVGPITGTPNIGFYEKNVWVYFGTGKFWDISDKTDFSTQTLYGVMEPKKTESAYNFSNIDPGALVDVSDVEVVNDGLGTLNCTSTCSDIDKVSPKTVFGLRDYIVANSNVDGWKRNLEYGERVIGQPTLFGGLVNFVAYTPNNDPCNYGGSSALYALYYLTGTAWIENIFGDEEDGANVTFRKELGLGMGTTASLHIGSQDGTKAFVTLDDGTVVEVDEPNLPIKRVRTGKGGWHTINID; encoded by the coding sequence ATGCGATATTTTTATATTTTACTAGCAAGTGTAACAATATTGCTTAGCGCGTACGGAAACTTACTCGCTGCACACGGTATGAGTTGCGGACTTTATACGTCAGAGCCACCGTTTTTAACAACTAATGTCGCCCCTTCAACACACATAATTTTAGACAACTCTGGGAGCATGCACGAACATGCTTACGCTGAAGTAGCAGTAAATTGCACACTTCCATCAACAACGGCCAAAATGAGAGGATACTCAGGATTTAACCCTACAAAAGAATATTACGGCTATTTTGACCCCAAAGCATACTATCTTTATAGTATTGATGACGAATATTTTTACAAAGACTCTAGCGGCAATTGGAATGGCAACTTTTTAAACTGGGCACTGATGCACAGAGTTGACGTGACAAGAAAAGTACTTACTGGAGGCCCGTTTCAAGAAATTACTCCTGGATACGGAACATATAAAATCGAAAGGACTGACGGCAGCAACAATTTTCGAGGGATGTATCACGCGTATGATGACTCAACGGAAACATTAGATCTCAATAACAACACATCATTCATGACACCATTTCAGTCAAAAATTGTATTAGAACAACGCACCCCTTGGTATGACGACTATCTTTACATTGGAAATGTAAAAACTATCGTAGATAACACATGGCAAATCGAATCCTTTGATACACAAAACTACAAACAAAAAGTATATTCAGAAAAAAAATATGGCGTACTTGACCGATTTGACTCTAGCCTACGTTTCTCGCTATTTAAATTCAACACACAGTACGAAAGCGAGGGTGCAGAAATTTTAAATTACATGGGGACAAACTCTTCTGTAATCGCAGATTCAATAAACAAAATTTACCCCAACACGAACACACCCCTCGCTGAATCTTTATATACAGTATGCGGATACATACAATACAACAAAGCTAAAGATGGAACACCACCGCGATATACAAAGTATTCTTATGCAATAGACAAAAACTATATTGATCCATTTTATTTTAAAGACAAAGGAAACATATATTGCAGCCAGCAAAATGTCGTCATAATCACCGATGGCGAACCCACTAAAGACACAAATCTCCCAGCATCACTATTCCCTACTGACAATATGGAGACGGGATGGCTGGATGATGTTGCATACTGGGCGCACACAACAGACATGCGCGAAGGCGATCCAGATTTTCCAGACAGGCAGGCCGTCAACGTGTACACAGTTTTCGCTTTTGGTTCGGGATCAAACCTTTTAAAATCTGCCGCTAAATATGGCGGATTCGTAGACGCTGACAATGGGACTACAGACCATCCCGACCCCGGCGAATACGGGACTGGCGGCGACGCCAATCCAGACAATTTCTTTGAAGCCGAAAATGGTAATGACTTAGAATTAGCGCTAACCGTCGCGCTGAATTCTGCAGCAAACCGCGTATCCGCCGGGGCCGCATCATCAGTCGTTTCAACATCACGTAGCGGCCAAGGATTACTTTATCAGTCTGTTTTTTACCCAAAACTTTTTGGCGACACGTTGACTTTCAGCACAGATTGGGCAGGAGATGTTTTTGCTTATTGGATAGATGACTACGGACTGCTACATGAAGACGATGGCGATGTTGATTACAAACTCGACAGCAAAGATTCTAGAGTCATTATTTATAGCAAAGGCGGATCAACATATTCTTGTAACGGAACAAGCGTTGAAAATGACGTATGTATTGGTGGAACCGACAAACCGATATCCGAAGTCGAATTTGTTTGGAGAGCATCAGATTGGTTAAATAACATATCAAACGCTACTGATAATCGCGATACACTTTTTGACGACACAAACAAAAGGCTAATATTCACATGGAATGACGACGGAGACGGCATGGTTGAACAAGATGAATTCGGAGCTTTCACTAAAGACGAGGTAAATCTTGCTCTTTGCCCAGAAGAGGTAGTCGATTGGGTGCGAGGACAAGATCAACCAGGAATGCGCTCTCGCCAAATCGATATTGGCATCGAAAAAATTACTTGGCGCCTTGGCGACATCATCAACTCATCTTCAGTGGCAGTTGCCGCACCGTCAGAAAATTATGACCTTATTTGGAAGGATAAATCATACACTCAGTTTTATAAAGATTACAAAAACAGAAGAATCATGATCTATTTTGGGGCAAACGACGGAATGCTCCACGCATTGAATGGGGGATTTTACGATCCTTATGAGAAAAAATATTGGAGCCACATAACCGCAAGTGGCAACTACACAGACACAGGTGGCCTTGCTATTGGTGCTGAAATGTGGGCCTATGTCCCTTACAACCTCCAACCCCAACTAGCCTGTTTAGCCCAAAGCAATTACAAGCATGAATATTTTGTCGATTTATCTCCACGCATTTTTGATGCACGAATATTTGAACCCGACGATGATCATCCCAACGGATGGGGAACCATACTAGTAGGTGGGATGCGCTTTGGCGGTGACGGGCAACAAGATCTTGTCGTGAACGGCAAGACATTTGGCTCATCTTACTTCATTTTCGACATCACCAACCCTGAAAAAAATCCTATTTTTTTAGGGGAAATAACTTTTGACTATACAAAACCATACACGTTTGGATTTACGGTAGGAGCTCCTACTTTAGTACCCGTGAAAGACTCTTCATATACTGCTTATATGAGCGACTCACCCACAGATAATGTCAGGTGGTTTTTAGTTTTTGGCACTGGGCCGGAAAGCACTGGCGGCTTTTCTTCTAATAATGCTCGAGTTGTTATTGTTCCACTCGATCAAATAGTCGACAGAGACACAACTAATAATATAAACGGACCAAGGGAAAGCTTTCCATTACGAATTACATCAGATATAAAACCTGGAACTCTTAATAAAACGACTATTGGTCACCAAGAAATTCCAAAGACTAACAGTTTTGTCTCAACGGATTTTGCATCTGTTGACTACAACTTTGATTTTTTTGTAGATATCTTATATTATGGAGTCACCGAAAAAGACAAAAACAAGCCATTTATAGGCAGCATACACCGCCTAAAAGTCGAGGATGGCGCAGATCCAAGCTCTTGGAATCAAATGAAACTAATGGACGGGGTTGGCCCGATTACAGGCACCCCCAATATCGGCTTCTATGAAAAAAACGTATGGGTTTATTTTGGAACCGGAAAATTCTGGGATATAAGCGACAAAACCGATTTCAGCACACAAACGCTTTACGGGGTTATGGAACCCAAAAAAACGGAATCTGCGTACAACTTTAGCAATATTGACCCAGGTGCCTTAGTAGATGTCAGCGATGTCGAAGTTGTAAACGACGGACTCGGAACTTTAAACTGCACATCAACGTGCAGCGACATTGACAAAGTATCTCCAAAAACAGTTTTTGGACTTCGAGATTACATAGTCGCAAACTCCAATGTTGACGGATGGAAACGTAATTTAGAATATGGAGAGAGGGTGATTGGACAGCCAACTTTATTTGGCGGACTTGTTAACTTTGTAGCTTACACACCTAACAACGACCCCTGCAATTACGGAGGATCAAGCGCTCTGTACGCACTTTATTATTTAACAGGCACAGCTTGGATTGAAAATATATTTGGCGATGAAGAAGATGGAGCTAACGTAACTTTTCGAAAAGAACTTGGCTTAGGAATGGGAACAACAGCAAGTCTACACATAGGGAGTCAAGATGGAACAAAAGCTTTTGTTACGCTTGATGACGGAACTGTTGTTGAAGTAGATGAACCAAACTTGCCAATCAAAAGAGTTCGAACGGGAAAAGGCGGATGGCACACAATTAATATAGACTGA
- a CDS encoding histidinol-phosphatase yields the protein MRKISLHGGHSGQYCDHARDTLADIVEAYHLAGFECVGLSEHMPPFGDAGLYPDEVELGRSAGWMEARFARYVAEARELARKYSGRMRIMVGMESEWYPGCAQWVADLRRYHGLDYVVGSIHHVRGVCFDFSRDAYDRTSAMCGGTSRMYAAYFDGQLEMLRETRPEVVGHFDLIRLHDPDYLQTLALPEVWERVMRNLEWIRDAGAILDINARALLKGQPEPYVCAPILDAAAKLGIGAAYGDDAHGVADVGCGFEQVEEVLTARNMKWSETFGDGVLTGF from the coding sequence GTGAGAAAGATCAGTCTGCACGGAGGGCACAGCGGCCAGTATTGTGATCATGCCCGCGATACGCTGGCGGATATCGTTGAGGCGTATCATTTGGCCGGCTTTGAATGCGTCGGCCTGAGCGAGCACATGCCGCCTTTTGGCGACGCCGGGCTGTATCCCGATGAAGTGGAGCTTGGCCGGTCAGCAGGCTGGATGGAGGCGCGGTTTGCCCGGTATGTGGCCGAGGCCAGGGAGCTTGCCCGCAAGTACTCGGGCCGCATGCGCATCATGGTGGGAATGGAAAGTGAATGGTACCCGGGCTGCGCCCAGTGGGTGGCTGATTTGCGCCGGTACCATGGGCTGGATTACGTGGTGGGCTCGATCCACCATGTGCGTGGTGTGTGTTTTGATTTTTCCAGGGATGCCTACGACAGGACTTCCGCGATGTGTGGCGGAACGAGTCGGATGTATGCGGCCTATTTTGACGGGCAGTTGGAAATGCTGCGGGAAACCAGGCCAGAGGTTGTGGGGCATTTCGATCTTATCCGCCTCCATGACCCGGACTATCTGCAAACTTTAGCGTTGCCGGAGGTTTGGGAGCGGGTCATGCGCAACCTGGAATGGATCCGCGATGCCGGCGCAATTCTTGATATCAATGCGCGGGCCCTGCTGAAAGGTCAGCCCGAACCATACGTTTGCGCCCCTATCCTGGACGCTGCCGCAAAGCTTGGGATTGGCGCGGCCTACGGCGATGACGCGCATGGAGTAGCGGATGTGGGGTGCGGGTTCGAGCAGGTAGAGGAAGTGCTCACGGCGCGAAATATGAAATGGTCGGAGACTTTTGGTGATGGGGTACTGACTGGCTTTTGA
- a CDS encoding PilW family protein: protein MEITKSKRNGYTLVELLVVVVMFSILSAAAYELFTNQSRINRTQQNFVEMQSNARAALQSIIQDISHTGFGCTDSFAIGQTINGTAEFIIPSDKSFSANAATPDSIIIAYGYKHVGTITSEANATNLLIADATDIAPGTGDNYRKYISFFPYTDPNSFFVGTGNNGNGTTITLDRNIENIRSGAKIFRVTQIEYYVDNGELRVRPVLNPGEAETLVYDVQDFQLAYSDDGDAWDESPSVNEAKNVKVIWTYLLLRSREREPGFQESRVFTLPWNGVSIQGQDLTPGFHYYEIHSQIWLRNVL, encoded by the coding sequence ATGGAAATAACAAAATCGAAGCGAAATGGCTATACGCTCGTAGAACTACTTGTTGTTGTAGTGATGTTTTCTATACTCAGCGCTGCTGCATATGAGCTTTTTACAAATCAAAGCAGAATAAATAGAACACAGCAAAATTTTGTTGAGATGCAATCAAACGCACGTGCCGCGTTGCAAAGCATTATACAAGACATTAGCCACACTGGATTTGGATGCACAGACTCATTTGCAATTGGGCAAACGATTAATGGAACAGCAGAGTTCATCATTCCTTCAGATAAAAGCTTCTCAGCAAACGCAGCAACGCCTGACAGCATAATAATAGCATACGGCTACAAACACGTTGGAACGATAACGTCAGAAGCGAATGCAACTAATTTACTAATTGCGGATGCTACCGATATTGCACCAGGAACTGGCGATAATTACAGGAAGTACATATCATTTTTCCCATACACTGACCCAAATTCTTTTTTTGTAGGCACAGGAAACAATGGAAACGGCACAACAATTACACTTGACAGAAACATCGAAAACATCAGATCCGGCGCTAAGATATTTCGAGTCACACAAATAGAGTATTACGTCGACAACGGAGAACTTCGAGTTCGACCAGTACTAAATCCAGGAGAAGCAGAAACCTTAGTCTATGACGTACAAGATTTTCAACTAGCTTATTCGGATGATGGTGATGCCTGGGATGAATCCCCATCAGTCAATGAAGCAAAAAATGTAAAAGTCATCTGGACTTACCTCTTATTAAGATCGCGCGAAAGGGAACCTGGCTTCCAAGAATCAAGAGTTTTCACCCTCCCATGGAACGGCGTATCCATCCAAGGACAAGATCTTACACCAGGATTTCATTATTATGAAATACACTCGCAAATTTGGCTACGAAATGTCTTATAA
- a CDS encoding pilus assembly PilX N-terminal domain-containing protein yields MSSLQNSRPGPESCPDQSGMVFIVAIITLALLGIMGLAASDTAHLNILMAANGQDAKATFFLADSGANAGHEYLESAIASVNSSFYSNGTNASDWEDSRDFNPDDFPVTWHRHGAGTTHVRVGFIETGLMPGSALQGGSGYGSMGSGAAAGGSYSSYLIRSHRQGPRKSVAEVDLGWRHVNQ; encoded by the coding sequence ATGTCTTCTCTCCAAAATTCTAGGCCCGGCCCGGAATCCTGTCCGGACCAGTCCGGCATGGTCTTCATCGTGGCCATCATCACCCTCGCCCTGCTCGGGATCATGGGACTGGCCGCCAGCGACACGGCGCATCTGAACATCCTCATGGCCGCCAACGGCCAGGACGCCAAAGCCACCTTCTTTCTGGCGGATTCGGGCGCGAACGCGGGCCATGAATATCTGGAAAGCGCCATCGCCTCCGTCAATTCATCGTTCTACAGCAATGGCACCAACGCTTCCGACTGGGAAGACAGTCGCGACTTCAACCCGGATGACTTCCCCGTCACATGGCACCGCCATGGAGCAGGGACCACGCATGTGCGGGTGGGATTCATCGAGACGGGGCTGATGCCGGGCAGCGCACTGCAGGGCGGTTCGGGATACGGGAGCATGGGCAGCGGCGCGGCCGCAGGAGGCAGCTACAGCAGCTACCTCATCCGCTCGCACAGACAGGGGCCGCGCAAAAGCGTAGCGGAAGTGGATCTTGGCTGGAGGCACGTCAACCAATGA
- a CDS encoding GspH/FimT family protein — MHTDCQNQRGVTLVELLVVVAILGILGVVSGLFLMKYLPEYHLRSAVSAIAQNTRLAQSQALKGIRPWYLEFFVATQSYGIYDSGPDGIVDTADDLVIKSIKLANYGGGVRFNSGPSGEAVLTGLDSSRAIFVPEGTIPQIGAIRIANNRNTTYRINFLRTGTVRSLKWEGIWK; from the coding sequence TTGCACACTGATTGTCAAAACCAACGCGGCGTAACCTTGGTGGAATTGCTGGTTGTGGTGGCGATTCTGGGGATATTAGGAGTAGTCTCGGGCCTGTTCCTTATGAAGTATCTGCCGGAATACCATCTGAGATCAGCAGTATCAGCGATTGCTCAAAATACACGTCTAGCCCAGTCCCAAGCCCTTAAGGGAATTAGACCTTGGTATCTTGAATTTTTTGTAGCAACTCAAAGCTATGGGATTTATGATAGCGGACCGGATGGAATAGTTGACACAGCAGATGATCTGGTCATTAAAAGTATCAAATTGGCAAACTATGGTGGCGGAGTACGATTCAACAGCGGGCCATCTGGAGAAGCTGTGCTAACGGGCCTAGATTCTTCGAGGGCAATCTTCGTACCTGAAGGAACAATTCCACAAATTGGTGCCATACGAATAGCCAACAACAGGAATACCACTTATAGGATAAATTTTTTGCGAACCGGAACAGTCCGCTCTTTAAAATGGGAGGGGATATGGAAATAA
- a CDS encoding pilus assembly protein: MNRKIGNAIWIVACALILLAPEARAYRLSDFHWLPPFLAMEEKPSLTFILDTSSSMLERAYSDPFNGTREYYGYFDPHSSYSYNAESDTPHFFADNATGEWSGNFLNWAAMLRIDVARKVLTGGKFDTPSTCYEFEPLGHEAEIFDFDDTARRVDLEDHTRHMTPLHQIITIKVRDDDGLMLVSRPDTEERYALRVKADGEDVSGLLQAMKNKARVALFTFEDGGHHQFPMTGNATKLDQIISVVNSVNPRGVAPLAKTLHEVYEYLRHDDGRDPKTDDPFYFPSRGQTVPCSKQSVILVSAGESSGDHGIPDKFKNRVVRPRPENNYPTHSGGSTFLIDMAYLGHTTDLRPEDGMDGMQNWDFYAVSVSDGANYLLQDAAKYGKFRNLNGDNPPDIDKEFAVDGDGPPDNYFTPQSGLELKTTLIRALLPDAPVVASGTATAVSPQTRSGEGAAYQAIYFPPGGTNQVHPSWSGEVRAYLVDAQGNLREAIKSDQGDEKSAGRIIEFTEEKSYAHTDADDNGIIDEGERNATELDDLDDIVLWSASTWLKELKNDEAITQRSSYASDDKKRYIITFVDINQNMVVDEDEERGEIQDFALPAKPAETTLNSPNHFYNYLTLYESASGALELDPASPILALRENDPTAFSMFQAELAKRQVDFIRGMDVGNATVEGIRDDTRKRMPDGNAWRLGDIVFSSPTVVGKPAENYHLIYNDTTYERFLTKYLGRRQMVYVGANDGMLHAFNGGFWNAKTRTFDDERDGLTKFTLGQELWAYVPYNLLPHLKWLMHPDYGATLHVAYMDLTPKVFDARIFVMSDGVTSVDEARYPGGWGTILVAGMRMGGAAMEVDIDKTDGNAFNKDIDRTVSSAYVIMDVSDPESEPNVLAEISLPGQGFTTCIPAVMPMSSPDAKNADENKWYLVFGSGPADAAGRADRGKLMRESSDQPGKLFVLDLSALYVKKTVKTIDSTGLASSQGDAFAFAEEGSFISDPACVDLDIPSKSGAGKFSTDLVYFGTVAGDSDSPAGKVYRLRTGNGPPDGWETSTLVDVGEPVSAAPSIAVDETGSLWVYFGTGRFFNHDDIPQTAPMGFYGIREPETAGTRNWDTVFTSLLFDSSKVAVTRGTCGEGEFSEDCVEIIQIDESSNATWDWAWLTSAQEQAPGWKQTFSAAGERVLGQAAVLGGSVVFTSVIPAQEICAAGGASRLWSLSYKTGTPYFWPSLEHPGGNFPAFVELGQGLAARPILHVGEKQTVKAFTPLTSGEIFAPEVDPSLTFKSGGLFWRKNTY; this comes from the coding sequence ATGAACAGAAAAATCGGAAATGCGATCTGGATAGTCGCCTGCGCACTCATCCTCCTTGCCCCCGAAGCCCGAGCATATCGGCTTTCAGATTTCCACTGGCTTCCTCCCTTCCTGGCCATGGAAGAAAAGCCATCGCTGACCTTCATCCTGGACACCTCGTCGAGCATGCTGGAGCGGGCGTACTCCGACCCGTTCAACGGAACGCGAGAATACTATGGATACTTCGATCCTCACTCCTCCTACAGCTACAATGCCGAAAGCGACACGCCGCATTTTTTTGCGGATAATGCCACGGGGGAATGGAGCGGCAATTTCCTGAACTGGGCCGCGATGCTACGCATCGATGTGGCGCGCAAGGTGCTGACCGGCGGCAAATTCGACACCCCGAGCACCTGTTATGAATTCGAGCCGCTCGGCCATGAAGCAGAGATATTTGATTTTGACGACACCGCGCGCAGGGTCGATCTGGAAGATCACACGCGGCACATGACGCCCCTGCACCAGATTATTACCATTAAAGTCAGAGATGACGACGGCCTCATGCTTGTGTCCAGACCGGACACCGAGGAACGCTACGCCCTGCGCGTCAAGGCCGATGGCGAAGATGTAAGCGGCCTGCTCCAGGCCATGAAGAACAAGGCCCGCGTCGCGCTGTTTACTTTCGAAGACGGCGGACACCACCAGTTTCCCATGACCGGCAACGCTACCAAACTCGATCAGATCATAAGCGTTGTGAACTCCGTCAATCCACGAGGTGTTGCCCCACTGGCTAAAACCCTGCACGAGGTCTACGAATATCTCCGCCATGACGACGGACGAGACCCAAAGACTGACGACCCGTTTTACTTTCCGTCCAGGGGACAAACGGTGCCCTGCAGCAAACAGAGCGTTATCCTGGTCAGCGCAGGGGAAAGCTCCGGAGATCACGGCATTCCCGACAAATTCAAAAATCGGGTCGTGCGCCCGCGACCGGAAAATAACTATCCCACACATTCGGGCGGAAGCACCTTTCTGATCGACATGGCCTACCTGGGGCATACCACGGACCTGCGTCCCGAAGACGGCATGGACGGGATGCAAAACTGGGACTTCTACGCCGTCTCCGTCTCCGACGGCGCGAACTATCTCCTGCAGGACGCCGCGAAATATGGAAAATTCAGGAATTTAAACGGCGACAATCCCCCCGATATTGATAAGGAGTTCGCCGTCGACGGCGATGGCCCGCCCGACAACTATTTTACCCCCCAGTCGGGACTGGAACTGAAAACAACCCTGATCCGCGCCCTGTTGCCCGACGCTCCGGTAGTTGCGTCCGGCACGGCCACAGCCGTTTCGCCCCAGACACGCAGCGGCGAAGGAGCAGCGTATCAGGCAATTTATTTCCCGCCCGGAGGGACAAACCAGGTTCATCCATCATGGTCGGGGGAAGTGCGCGCCTATCTTGTGGACGCTCAAGGCAACCTGCGCGAGGCCATTAAGAGTGACCAGGGCGATGAGAAGTCCGCAGGCAGGATCATCGAATTCACCGAGGAAAAAAGTTACGCCCATACCGATGCAGATGACAACGGGATCATTGACGAAGGGGAGAGAAATGCAACGGAACTGGACGACTTAGACGACATAGTCCTTTGGTCCGCAAGCACCTGGCTCAAAGAACTGAAGAACGATGAGGCGATCACGCAGCGCTCAAGTTACGCATCTGATGACAAGAAGCGCTACATCATAACCTTTGTGGACATAAATCAGAATATGGTGGTCGACGAGGACGAGGAAAGGGGAGAAATCCAGGATTTCGCGCTTCCGGCCAAGCCTGCGGAGACAACGCTCAATTCGCCGAATCATTTTTACAACTACCTGACATTGTACGAATCCGCTTCCGGAGCGCTAGAGCTTGACCCGGCCAGCCCGATCCTCGCCCTGCGAGAAAATGATCCAACGGCCTTCTCTATGTTCCAAGCAGAACTGGCCAAGCGCCAAGTAGACTTCATCCGGGGAATGGATGTCGGCAACGCCACGGTGGAAGGGATTCGGGATGACACCCGAAAGCGCATGCCCGATGGAAATGCCTGGCGGCTGGGGGACATTGTCTTCTCGTCGCCCACCGTGGTCGGCAAGCCTGCCGAAAACTACCACCTCATATATAATGATACGACCTACGAAAGATTCCTGACAAAATATCTGGGCCGTCGCCAGATGGTCTATGTTGGGGCCAATGACGGGATGCTGCATGCCTTCAACGGGGGCTTCTGGAACGCCAAAACCCGCACTTTCGACGATGAGCGAGACGGGCTGACGAAATTCACCCTCGGCCAGGAACTCTGGGCCTACGTGCCTTACAACCTGCTTCCGCACCTCAAATGGCTCATGCACCCGGATTATGGCGCAACCCTGCATGTCGCCTACATGGACCTGACGCCCAAGGTTTTCGATGCCCGGATTTTCGTCATGTCCGATGGGGTCACGTCCGTAGACGAAGCCAGATACCCCGGTGGCTGGGGCACGATCCTGGTCGCGGGCATGCGTATGGGCGGGGCGGCCATGGAGGTGGACATCGACAAGACCGACGGCAACGCCTTTAATAAGGATATTGATCGAACCGTATCCTCGGCCTACGTGATCATGGACGTGAGCGACCCGGAATCCGAGCCCAACGTGCTGGCTGAAATATCCCTACCCGGCCAGGGCTTCACGACCTGCATCCCTGCGGTCATGCCCATGAGCAGCCCCGATGCAAAAAATGCGGACGAGAACAAATGGTATCTGGTCTTCGGCTCCGGCCCGGCCGACGCCGCCGGACGCGCCGACAGGGGGAAGCTCATGCGAGAGAGCAGCGACCAGCCCGGCAAGCTCTTCGTGCTGGACCTCAGCGCCCTGTACGTAAAAAAAACCGTCAAAACCATAGACAGCACGGGCCTGGCCTCGTCACAAGGCGATGCTTTCGCCTTTGCGGAGGAGGGGTCGTTCATCTCCGACCCCGCGTGCGTGGATCTGGACATCCCATCCAAAAGCGGAGCCGGAAAATTCAGCACCGATCTCGTCTACTTCGGCACCGTGGCCGGGGATTCGGACAGCCCGGCGGGCAAGGTCTACCGGCTGCGAACCGGCAATGGCCCGCCCGATGGCTGGGAGACATCCACCCTCGTCGATGTGGGAGAACCAGTCAGCGCCGCGCCCTCGATCGCCGTGGACGAAACAGGCAGTCTTTGGGTTTATTTCGGCACGGGGCGCTTTTTCAACCACGACGACATCCCCCAAACCGCCCCCATGGGCTTCTACGGGATCAGGGAACCGGAAACCGCCGGGACCCGGAACTGGGACACGGTCTTCACATCACTCCTCTTCGACAGCAGCAAGGTTGCCGTGACGCGGGGCACGTGCGGGGAAGGGGAATTTTCCGAGGATTGTGTCGAAATAATCCAGATAGACGAAAGCTCCAACGCCACCTGGGACTGGGCATGGCTGACCAGCGCGCAGGAACAAGCTCCGGGCTGGAAACAGACATTCAGCGCAGCGGGAGAACGGGTGCTGGGCCAGGCGGCAGTGCTGGGAGGATCCGTGGTGTTCACAAGCGTCATCCCGGCGCAGGAAATTTGCGCGGCAGGAGGAGCAAGCCGCCTCTGGTCGCTCTCCTACAAGACCGGCACCCCGTACTTCTGGCCCTCGCTGGAGCATCCGGGAGGTAACTTCCCCGCCTTCGTCGAACTCGGGCAAGGCCTGGCTGCAAGGCCCATCCTGCACGTCGGCGAAAAACAAACCGTGAAAGCCTTCACTCCGCTAACATCCGGCGAAATCTTCGCCCCGGAGGTCGACCCATCGTTGACGTTCAAGTCCGGCGGCCTATTTTGGCGGAAGAATACGTACTGA
- a CDS encoding prepilin-type N-terminal cleavage/methylation domain-containing protein gives MKYTRKFGYEMSYKKKKNGFTIVELLIAGVVISIGILAWAKAQDGGIKNRALSNDITTAVELATAQLEIISLECQSWSAGHTPNNGNSSFEIQGVEYDRNWSATSQNNFFPDGNPFWEINVDVTWSHYGQKSVQYRKILVGR, from the coding sequence ATGAAATACACTCGCAAATTTGGCTACGAAATGTCTTATAAAAAAAAGAAGAACGGTTTCACCATTGTGGAACTACTCATCGCAGGAGTAGTGATCTCCATAGGCATACTGGCTTGGGCGAAAGCTCAAGACGGTGGAATAAAGAACAGGGCTTTAAGTAATGATATCACCACGGCTGTCGAATTAGCAACCGCACAACTGGAGATAATTTCACTCGAATGCCAAAGTTGGTCTGCAGGACATACTCCTAATAATGGAAATAGCTCTTTTGAAATACAGGGGGTTGAGTACGACAGAAATTGGAGTGCTACTTCACAAAACAATTTCTTTCCCGATGGAAACCCATTCTGGGAAATTAACGTGGACGTAACATGGTCTCATTATGGGCAAAAGAGCGTTCAATACAGAAAGATCCTGGTGGGGAGATAA